A stretch of the Elephas maximus indicus isolate mEleMax1 chromosome 3, mEleMax1 primary haplotype, whole genome shotgun sequence genome encodes the following:
- the TACSTD2 gene encoding tumor-associated calcium signal transducer 2, producing MARARALLLPLLLLLAAATGPAAAQDSCTCPTNKMTVCSWDSQSGRCRCKAIGTNHDVNCSTLTSKCLLLKARMQRPKGGRGLVRPSEHAIVDNDGLYDPDCDREGRFKARQCNQTSVCWCVNSVGVRRTDKGDQNLLCDELVRTHHILIELRHRPAARAFNHTDLDAELRRLFRERYLLQPRFVAAVHYEEPTIQIELQQNSSQKAPGDVDIADAAYYFERDVKGEPLFSGPDTFDVRVRGEPLAVERTLIYYLDEKPPRFSMRRLTAGLVAVIVVVVIALVAGVAVLVISNRRKSGKYKKVEIKELGELNKEPSL from the coding sequence GGCCCTCCTCCTGCCGCTGCTCCTGCTATTGGCAGCGGCGACGGGCCCCGCGGCCGCGCAGGACAGCTGCACGTGCCCCACCAACAAGATGACCGTGTGCAGCTGGGACAGCCAGAGCGGCCGCTGCCGGTGCAAGGCGATCGGCACGAACCACGACGTCAACTGCTCCACGCTGACCTCCAAGTGCCTGCTGCTCAAGGCGCGCATGCAACGGCCCAAGGGGGGGCGCGGGCTGGTGCGGCCGAGCGAGCACGCGATCGTGGACAACGACGGCCTGTATGACCCGGATTGCGACCGAGAGGGCCGCTTTAAGGCCCGCCAGTGCAACCAGACGTCGGTGTGTTGGTGCGTCAACTCGGTGGGCGTGCGCCGCACTGACAAGGGCGACCAGAACCTGCTTTGCGACGAGCTGGTGCGCACCCACCACATCCTCATCGAACTGCGCCACCGCCCGGCCGCGCGCGCCTTCAACCACACGGACCTGGATGCTGAGCTGCGGCGCCTTTTCCGCGAGCGCTACCTGCTGCAGCCCCGGTTCGTGGCGGCCGTGCACTACGAGGAGCCCACCATCCAGATTGAGCTGCAGCAGAACTCGTCGCAGAAGGCCCCCGGCGACGTGGACATCGCGGACGCCGCCTACTACTTTGAGAGGGACGTCAAGGGCGAGCCGCTCTTCTCCGGCCCGGATACCTTCGACGTGCGCGTGCGCGGCGAGCCTCTGGCAGTGGAACGGACCCTCATCTACTACCTGGACGAGAAGCCCCCCCGGTTCTCCATGAGGCGCCTCACGGCCGGCCTGGTCGCCGTCATCGTGGTGGTCGTGATTGCCCTCGTCGCCGGGGTGGCGGTCCTGGTGATCAGTAACCGGAGGAAGTCGGGGAAGTACAAGAAAGTGGAAATCAAGGAACTGGGGGAGTTGAATAAGGAACCGAGCTTGTAG